A genome region from Brienomyrus brachyistius isolate T26 chromosome 23, BBRACH_0.4, whole genome shotgun sequence includes the following:
- the LOC125719232 gene encoding zona pellucida sperm-binding protein 4-like isoform X2, producing the protein MADSRCFRRFWARASVLLVAFAVSFAQQPAVKGATAAAAAYDKCQVYEKVPCGAPAIGKDACAAINCCFDGQQCYYGNAVTVQCTRDGQFVVVVAKDSTVPQLDVTSISMLGGNAAPCSPVATTASFGIFTFPVTACGTVVKVDGDYIVYENRMSSTYEVGVGPLGSITRDSLYALLFRCRYWGTEVVSLVAEYQPVAADMPLPMVVPGPLRVELRLANGQCLTKGCDEGAVAYTSYYQDSDYPVTKWLRQPVYVEVRLLNRMDPNLVLLLDSCWATPTPDPLSLPQWSLLEAGCPNPGDKYLTTLVPVDGSSGLPFPAHYKRFIVQMFAFVDSTSKHLQGQVFFHCSTAVCVPSATDSCEQRCFRKGRDAAAPKDSRRTVVLVSSGEVTLTTKDGHRPQTGKW; encoded by the exons ATGGCAGATTCGCGGTGTTTTCGGCGATTTTGGGCTCGAGCTAGCGTCTTGCTCGTTGCTTTTGCCGTGTCTTTTGCACAGCAGCCAGCTGTTAAGGGtgctactgctgctgctgctgcttatgATAAATGCCAGGTGTATGAGAAAGTTCCCTGTGGAGCTCCTGCCATTGGCAAGGATGCTTGTGCAGCCATAAACTGCTGTTTTGATGGCCAGCAGTGTTACTATGGGAATGCAG TGACTGTGCAGTGCACCAGAGATGGCCAGTTTGTGGTTGTGGTGGCCAAGGATTCCACCGTGCCCCAGCTGGATGTGACTAGTATTTCCATGCTGGGAGGGAACGCTGCCCCTTGCAGCCCTGTTGCCACTACTGCTTCCTTTGGCATATTCACCTTCCCAGTGACTGCCTGTGGCACTGTGGTGAAG GTGGATGGTGACTATATAGTGTATGAGAACAGGATGTCCTCCACGTATGAAGTTGGTGTAGGGCCCCTGGGTTCCATCACAAGGGACTCCCTCTACGC GCTGCTCTTCCGCTGTAGGTACTGGGGCACTGAGGTTGTCTCCCTAGTGGCTGAGTACCAACCTGTAGCAGCAGATATGCCACTTCCAATGGTGGTTCCAGGGCCTCTCCGGGTAGAACTGAGGCTGGCAAATGGGCAGTGCCTCACTAAAGGGTGTGATGAAG GAGCTGTTGCATATACTTCCTACTACCAGGACAGTGACTACCCTGTTACCAAGTGGCTGCGGCAGCCTGTGTATGTGGAGGTTCGCCTCCTGAATAGGATGGACCCCAACCTTGTCCTGCTTCTGGACAGCTGCTGGGCAACACCTACCCCTGACCCTCTGAGCCTGCCTCAGTGGAGCCTCCTGGAAGCTGG GTGCCCCAACCCAGGTGACAAGTACCTGACCACCTTGGTTCCTGTGGATGGCTCATCTGGGCTTCCCTTCCCAGCCCACTACAAGCGGTTCATTGTGCAGATGTTTGCATTTGTGGACTCCACCTCCAAGCATCTGCAGGGACAG GtgttcttccactgtagcacagctgtgtgtgtcccctcagccactgataGCTGTGAGCAGAGGTGCTTCAGAAAAG GTAGGGATGCTGCTGCACCCAAGGACTCCCGCCGTACCGTAGTCTTGGTATCCAGTGGGGAAGTGACGCTGACCACGAAAGACGGACACAGACCACAAACTGGCAAATGGTGA
- the LOC125719234 gene encoding zona pellucida sperm-binding protein 4-like, which yields MADSRCFRRFWARASVLLVAFAVSFAQQPAVKGATAAAYDKCQVYEKVPCGAPAIGKDACAAINCCFDGQQCYYGNAVTVQCTRDGQFVVVVAKDSTVPQLDVTSISMLGGNAAPCSPVATTASFAIFTFPVTACGTVVKVDGDYIVYENRMSSMYEVGVGPLGSITRDSLYELLFRCRYWGTEVVSLVAEYQPVAADMPFPMVVPGPLRVELRLANGQCLTKGCDEGAVAYTSYYQDSDYPVTKWLRQPVYVEVRLLNRMDPNLVLLLDSCWATPTPDPLSLPQWSLLEAGCPNPGDKYLTTLVPVDGSSGLPFPAHYKRFIVQMFAFVDSTSKHLQGQVFFHCGTAVCVPSATDSCEQRCFRKGRDAVAPKDSRRTVVLVSSGEVTLTTKDGHRPQTGKW from the exons ATGGCAGATTCGCGGTGTTTTCGGCGATTTTGGGCTCGAGCTAGCGTCTTGCTCGTTGCTTTTGCCGTGTCTTTTGCACAGCAGCCAGCTGTTAAGGGTGCTACTGCTGCTGCTTATGATAAATGCCAGGTGTATGAGAAAGTTCCCTGTGGAGCTCCTGCCATTGGCAAGGATGCTTGTGCAGCCATAAACTGCTGTTTTGATGGCCAGCAGTGTTACTATGGGAATGCAG TGACTGTGCAGTGCACCAGAGATGGCCAGTTTGTGGTTGTGGTGGCCAAGGATTCCACCGTGCCCCAGCTGGATGTGACCAGTATTTCCATGCTGGGAGGGAATGCTGCCCCTTGCAGCCCTGTTGCCACTACTGCTTCCTTTGCCATATTCACCTTCCCAGTGACTGCCTGTGGCACTGTGGTGAAG GTGGATGGTGACTATATAGTGTATGAGAACAGGATGTCCTCCATGTATGAAGTTGGAGTAGGGCCCCTGGGTTCCATCACAAGGGACTCCCTCTATGA GCTGCTCTTCCGCTGTAGGTACTGGGGCACTGAGGTTGTCTCCCTGGTGGCTGAGTACCAACCTGTAGCGGCAGATATGCCATTTCCAATGGTGGTTCCAGGGCCTCTTCGGGTAGAACTGAGGCTGGCAAATGGGCAGTGCCTCACTAAAGGGTGTGATGAAG GAGCTGTTGCATACACTTCCTACTACCAGGACAGTGACTACCCTGTTACCAAGTGGCTGCGGCAGCCTGTGTATGTGGAGGTTCGCCTCCTGAATAGGATGGACCCCAACCTTGTCCTGCTTCTGGACAGCTGCTGGGCAACACCTACCCCTGACCCTCTGAGCCTGCCTCAGTGGAGCCTCCTGGAAGCTGG GTGCCCCAACCCAGGTGACAAGTACCTGACCACCTTGGTTCCTGTGGATGGCTCATCTGGGCTTCCCTTCCCAGCCCACTACAAGCGGTTCATTGTGCAGATGTTTGCATTTGTGGACTCCACCTCCAAGCATCTGCAGGGACAG GTGTTCTTCCACTGtggcacagctgtgtgtgtcccctcagccactgataGCTGTGAGCAGAGGTGCTTCAGGAAAG GTAGGGATGCTGTTGCACCCAAGGACTCCCGCCGTACCGTAGTCTTGGTATCCAGTGGGGAAGTGACGCTGACCACGAAAGATGGACACAGACCACAAACTGGCAAATGGTGA